From the Bombus affinis isolate iyBomAffi1 chromosome 4, iyBomAffi1.2, whole genome shotgun sequence genome, the window ATTAGTTTTCGTAATACTTCTAGTTAGTCATCTGCAACGCGTTTGCTAACATTCTTTGCGATTTTGTACCATACTATGTTATCTCAAAATATACTAGTGCGAACTGGAAATATACTTTCCTTAAATGAAGCAAAAGCAAAAGCAAGTCAAAATCCTACAGATGAGGTCAGTTTTTGAATTTTCAATGATAAAACCTATGAACTAAGTCTTCCATATATCATAATCAGGATCATAATTCTCGAGGTTATGTCTCTATTAAAGCtgagtaaaatattatatttatgataGATTAAAgatatctttttgtttttcaGTTAATTGAAACGCTAAAAATTATACTTCGAGACAATGAAGGCACTGGCGAAAATCCAATAATTGTATGATCACTTCTCATTTGTTGTTTAATGTTTTTGAAGAATGTATCGTTATAATGAAAAGTTACTTATTTTCAGATTCAAGGTGTAGAAGACAATGCTTTGCAAGATATCAATAGAGAAGATGTTAAGATAACTGTGAAGGTATTTATTTCATCACCTGATGTAAGCCTACTGAAAGAGGCAGTAGATCAAGGTATGAGCTATAATTTCTTATTTCCAGATTGCATTTTAAATAATGTTCTGTCGCATATAATTTCTTTTCAGTTTGTAGTTTTCTAAATATAAATGCAATTGAATCTTTAGTAATTGCTTATTCAAGCAAGGAAAGTCCAGAAGAATTATTAGAATCATTGAAACACCTATGGACTGGAGTAGAAGAGTATGTGAAAATTGGCAAATTATCAAGTGTTGGTTTAAGTGATCTCAACACAAATATGTTTATTGATCTATTTCAATGGGCAAATGTAAAATTATCattgtttatatttttttttaatgtttactTTTATAGTGTTGTGTCTATTCTATATTACCTTTATTTGAACAGATAAAGCcaaatattgtacaaattaGTTTAGCTACATGTTGTGTTGTACCACCAGCTTTGCAGACATTCACTAAAGAAAATGATGTGCAATTATTAACACATAATGATCCTGGCCGTAAGTGCATTTTGatacagtaataataataaagtaaataacATGTCATCCAATTAAGCTTTTTTTACTTACAGAAATTCTACCTCAAGAAGATCTAAATAGAATATTCAACGCTAATACAAGTTCATATTGGGTTACAAGATACCAAATTCATCTAAAATGTCGTGGTATTTTATCTTCAAAGGGTTACCTAATATATGTTAACAAAAAAacgaaataatattatatttttgtccATATCAAAAAAATGTCtgtaattcaaattataatAGTGCTTATATTCCAATGATATTGAGTTATCTTTTACATTATAATACACATATAAATCATTTATGCTTAGTTGTTTCTAAAGAAATATTGTTTTGTTTAcagtaattattaaaattgttaattgATATTGTTGACTCATTTGTAAACATTAGGAGGTGAATGCATTTTGTCAATTATTGGATTTTCCAtgcatatttatgaaaataaacaTTTAGTTAGCATAATTAGAACAATGAGTTTTACATTACACTTCGATTTGACTCATTTTctcgaatttttaattaataattctctCGAGGGTCCCATACCATCCCATAGAATATTACATGTGTAAATATATTGGAATATATGGGATCTTAGACACAAGTATAAATTTCCGTTAGTAGCTTCTGAGCACAAAAGTAAACACAAAACTGCAAAAGCTGCGTAAAGGCGGTGAATAGCGTTGGGCATGCGCAACATTTGAAATTGGAAGGAGACATTCCTTAAATAGAGATACATATGTATAGTTAATGTCCGTAGTTATCGAAATGAAAGTTACAATGTATCGCATTAAACTGAAGTCAAacgtaattaaaattttcttattaaaatttttattcggTTGCTATAAAAAGTTGCTTCAAAAactataaaaaatgaaaaaagtacTTCATTTATTAGTCATTAACATTGATTAGCAATTTTAGAACTTACTTCGCTTGTGATGCATTTGAAAATgctaattttcaaattatataaaattcaaaaCTCGGTCATTTTCGAAAATCAAAATACAAACTTTCGATATCTTTCTaattacatatatcttatacaacCAAATTCTCAAATtatatatttgttaaatatattttataaaatttttgcaTTCAGAATGTTTGTTCTTGTAATCTATCTATGTTTTCAATAACTTAATTttcgatattaattaaaaaaaagaaagtataaCAAATAgaatcaataaaaataaaaagatacatatatataagaatGTAGAATCGTGTATGTAGTTGTTTATTTGAAAAAGGCTCTCTCTTGTATTTAACCAAGTTCGCAACCATCGCTAGCGGTAGCCGATCAGGAGTCCACTAGGCAGCGGGGACACAAGGAATCTTTGGTTTTATGTGTGTGTCCCAACTTCGTCGTCGTAGCCGCCGCCACCgcggtcgtcgtcgtcgtcgcagGCCAGCTCGATATATGCGGGCCGATTTTTCGTTTTGCCACCGGCTTGCTGCTGCCTTCGGATCTTTCCCTTTCCTGCGCGTTCTGTTACTCTGTTCCCGCTCTGTGGGTCCTTTTGCGTTAAGCCGCACCGCGTGGCACACACGGGGACAACGAAACGATGGGATGAGACGGGATGGGTCTGGACTTCGGAGGACTGCGGATAGCGTAAACGTTTCTCTCCTCTCCTTCAgttctttctctcgctctcctTTCCTTCTTTACCTTTGTCTCCTTCGTCCTCCTCCTTGCTCCTTTTCCACAGCACGCACACCTTTCTGCGTTCATCATTCTGCCCTCTCTATTCTGCACACGATCTATCGCCTCTACTCGAGCACATTCGACACTCGCTgcgtctctctctctttctcttttttccctcTCACCCTTCTCTTTCGTTCCTTTACTCTTCTCTCTTTTATAAACATCGCTTTCGGGATTGGTCTCTTTCCAATGCTTTCCCGTCTTGCTGGTCACTGCAAAGCGGGCGGGGTATGCGAACGCCGCGATACTATGTTATGCCTGCGGACCGCGGGTCTGACATACTTTGTATGTTAATGCCACATAATGTCGGTTTTGTTCCTCTTTTCAGCATTTATTTGTTCGGGTCTTCGGAGCTTTAGCAGGGGCGAGCACGAACCATAGTTCGTACCGCGCCTCCAATCGCTCGGCTATTTCGTGATCGGACCTAACGACTCGCTCCTTTTTTCTCGCGTAAAAGATCCCTTGCGTCATCGATACGCGCTTATCGAAATTGATTCGGAAGATATAGAGCATCTAGGAGAGATTGGCGTTCCATTTTGCCAACGCATCGACTATATCAGATGCACGCCTATTTGTTGCGagttaaatatagaaatatttactTAGTCCTCTTGccgatgaattaaaaattaagctTCCCTTATCAGCTACGGACGTTATCAGTCTTCAATTCATAATCTTTCTTAAATTTTTCTCCTGGAATTCCCAACTTGTGAACCTGTCAAGATactgttcttttttcttctcgagTGGAATCACGTCAAATCCACTCAATTGCGTCACATTTCACGATCTAGGGAATCAGCGCATCAAAAGATCGCGCTAGAGCCAACGCAACATTTCATCGTTGCATAATTATGCAATTTGCGTAAGCCACCACTGGTTTCAGCGAAATCCGGCTTTCTGATAAAGAATCTCATCAGAGATGATGCAAATTCTCGAACTTTACCAGGGAACAGAGTTAGTTTGCATTTCTACAACTTGTGTCTTTCTCACGCGGTGTTGCTAACTTTTCATTTTACTTTAAATCAGTCAAATCATATCCGAGTAACTATAGGTAATAAATCATATTGAAAAGATTAACTTCTAACTGTTTGCATCAGAATAATTTAATTAGCACGTATATCACTTTGACCATCCattcgttcttttctttttctattgaCAACCATTAATCACATTAAAGAAAAGAATGATATATATTGAATATTGAGAAGATCTCTGATAAAACTATCAAAACCTCGTTGACTGTCATAAATAACCAGAATACTCATTTGAAGGAATTAGATTAAAGACATTAGGATTAGATTAAAGACAACGAGCATCGCTGCCTCTTACTTCTTAAGCAACGCGTCCGTATCGAAAAAAACGGTAGCCGTCATAAATTTCTCGTTGGACGAATTAGCCGGTGGTGGCGGGCTCAGCAGCGATTACCGAGAGTAGCCACTAGCCACATGCTGCATGTAATATAGACCTGTTGGAACGCGATGCCGCGTTGACAGGTGATGCAGTCGCGGAATTGCCTCTCGCATCGAGCGCATCTCACGGTGTTCGTGAGCAAAGTGCCTGGCCGTTGATGTTTTCGCTAGCACACGGCTCGGCCACGGTTTGAGGTAGAGACAGAGAGAGGGAGGATGCGAAAGAGAAGGAGTATCCAACGACAAAGGGAGCGAGAGCGAAAGGGTAGAGAACCAAAGTGTACTGGCGGAGGAACACAGAAGCGGCAGAGAGAACGGCAGTAGCGAGTAAACGCAAAAGCGCCCTCGCTCGCTCCCGCGCGATGCAAAGACGGGGTATAAATAAGCGGCTGTCGTTTGCGGAAGCAGAAAACGGGCAAAAGGACAGAAATAAAGAAGAAGTCGCAGAAGAAAGGGAGGCAGTGACAGAGAGAGGAATAAATAAGCCGGGCCGGAGGAGAGCGAGAGGACAGGCAAAAGTAGGAGCTGGAGCAGTAGCAACGGTTCCACCGTTGACTCCCTCTTGCCGCTTCAACGACCAACGTCCCGATCTACTACTTTTGCGGTGTACGACCGTCCTCGCATTGAAAACTTTTCAGCCTGTGTCCTGCCTCCTCTACGAACGCGGCAGGTGTACTTCTGTCTCGTTATCCGGAAGGCCTCTTCCTCCGCGACAGCGACGCGTTCCAGTAGAAGTCGTAGATCACTTGGACGATGTTTCGAATGGATTTTAAAGGACAAGTGATTTTGTCGTGGGAGGAACGGGACGGCAGATCCATTTAACGATCTTCGTAACGTTAATGAATGTATTAGGGCGGTAAATGAAAGAGTGTCCGGAGCAAGAGGAGTTGCATGCCGGTGAATAGTGGCCTCGCGCATACTTTGCTAATGTGTACTCGTACAGATTAGTTTGagttaaaaaagaaatgaaagataaaatgataattatgtataaatgttgCGTAGGTAAATATTTTCTACCGGTTCTATGTAACGGAAAAAAGAAACGGCTCTTCCGGTGTTGGCGATTTCTAGTAGAAATCCAGCTTCAGCGCTCGGATCTGCCGGTATCGTTGCGGGTTATCCACGGCTGGATCTAGATACTATTCATGCTAAGCCGCGTATCTGCATACGCATCGAGACACTTTTCGAAAGCACGTTACGCAGCCGCGCAGTGGCACCACGTGCATACGAGAGGCAACCTGCATCCTCGTGTGTACGGTGGACGAAGCGGTGCTCGTAtgtacacatacacacatatatatacacacatatgcaCATGCGCGTTGCCCGTATGCTGGCTGTGAAACAGAACACAACAGAACAGAGCAGAACAGAACAGAACAGAGCAGAACAGAACAGAACAGAACAGAACAGAACAGAACGGAACGGAACGGAGCAGAGCGGAACCGAATGAAACGGAACAGAAGCGAACGCAGTAGAGAAGCGCAGGCTGACTGCACGGCCGCAGCATGTTTATTGGCGCATCTTGGAGTCTTAAATCTTTATGTTGTCTCCTCGACGGGGTCTGCTATCTCCCTGTCCCATTGGCGGGGTGGGAGGAGAAGGGAGAATCAGCACAACCACGGAAGGGGTGAGAGGGACGAGAAGAAAGAGGGAACGAGCCGGTATAGCCGTAGGTAAGCGAGACGGAGGAACGGATGAgtaacaaaaagaaacgaaaagagaCGAGGGAAGGAACGAGAGGGAAGGAAATCGGGAGAGATATATCTCTCGAGTTGCGGTCGCGAAATCGAGTCAAGAGTCGGACAACCAACGACCAAGACGCATCCACTGCATTACGCACACAGAAGCCGCGATCTTAACGTGCCTCTAGAAATGGTCGTTTGCAGTTGTACAGAGAAAACCCACGTGGTAAAGGAACCGGGTAGGAATTATTAATGGCCGTAGGTGTTACGAGCGCGAAGATTGCCGCTTTTAGCCAGATGTGATAGAAATTGCGTCATATCAGATTGACTCAACGCGTACCTACCCCTGGTTCCCCTGCTTTTACATGTTGCAAGTCGATTGCAATTGGCAGCATTTCGTAATAGGTTGTACAATAAATCGACGAATATTGCGTTCATAGTTAATTCGATTCATATGAAATTTTTCGGTCTTTTAGATAATCATGGGTTCTAGTAGTCAGATATCAGATGCGCAACGAGATAGAATCGACGTTATAAAAACTAAACTGACATATTCGACTCATAGTTGTGTGAGGGATTAGTCGTGAAATAACGAAAGCGAAATATTGCTGTCGCAATCCGTCAGATGTATTCGAAATAAGTAAAAAAGTAGATAGACGTACAGTGAGTCGtaggtacaaaatataaaactcGGAATAAATACTTGTTATTGTTCGTCGCGTAGATACTCGTTGATACTCGTTGATACTCGATATGAACTGTTCGATATTGTCGCccgcgatcgcgtccgtttatttatactggtcgggggaaagtcggaaaattcaaattcgtcttcattCGAGGGTTGCCTGTAGCgtcgacattgttttgcccagAGTTTATTTGTTCTTACATTGCTTGTAATCTAACGgccttgatactccgaggcaaaacaacaacatgatttgaaatATCCTCTGACTCATGTACCGCTACAGTTGAATGGAAATTAATCGTTTTTAGAAGAAGACTACTATTATGAGTTAATAATTTAAAGAGATACAGTTCTTCTACAACGTAATTACGAGTGCACTCATAGCAATAATGTAATGTGATGAATGTTTtgcttaaaaatattgagaaaaattaaaaaaatagctAAGATGCTGGAGTATTCTTTGGAGAAGAGACAAGTATCCTTGATATTTAGTTTtccaattattattaaaatatactaaATTTCATCATTTTTGGTTAAATTGAAGAAAACTGAATCTTAAAGTAGATAGGAGGATTAAATTTGATACAAGATATATATCAACTGAACTGTTCGCAGAAATTAAAAACATTCCAGTAGTTAGTAGTTGGCATAATCGACGCTCATTGATAAGAGGAAATGGTTAACATATTTTGTTACCTTAATTAACTAGGGGAAGTGGAATACCATGCGAATAATCGTTTCTACGCGTTCCGTAATAATGATCGTGGAATCTCGTAAAATACAATTAACTACGAAATCAATATACTGTATCGATCTCTGCGAATAATGCAGTTTATCGTGTTTTAATCACATGATAGCATATGTTACAgtagaaatttataaatttgattGATTATTCATTTTATCAAGCACAAAGTTTtcgttatttatatcgtaataccagtaGCGAGATACGAAACGGTACGTGAACCGATAATGCCGAATATAATGCCGAAAATTTTGCATCCTATTGTTTTTTGTATAAAAAGAACAGTTGCATACTATTTACATTCGGTAATTTGAATAACGCAGGAAAACGAATAAACATAATTTCTCCTCACGCTaatgtgaaatatgaattttaCGATCAGCGGAGAACTTCCTAAATTATTGCAGTAAGAAAGACGTCAAGCTGAAAACCGTTCTTTCGGTAGGGGGTGTTTGTTGCCATCTCTGACGAACGTTGTACGACTCCCACATGCATACGCGTGTAGCGCACGAATGCATACTTCTTTACCGTACGTGCAGTTCCTATCCCCGGTATACGTAAAGAAACGTGGGCGTGAAGGTACTTTCGTGCACCGCTGCTGACATAACAGTGGGTAAGAAACTAACAACGATAGAGTGTTATCAGCAGCGTCGAAGGCGGTGGTAAGTTTATGGCTGATACGTGCCGTTTATCGGTCTATGCTACGTTTAGTTAATTAAATGGCACTGCGAACGCATACTCCTACTATCAAGGAAGTATACAAACCGCGAGCCAATGCGAAACAAGCGTAGGAAATGGGAAAAAGGAATAAGATAAAGAAAGAGCAACGAGTGACACGTTCGCTGCATGTTGAGTGGCGCTCTATGAATACACATgtctgtatatatgtacatctgGATTTCCCCTTAATTTACAAGAGGTGGCGCCACCGCAAATAAATAGCTGCGATAACGGATTGATATTGATTTAGGAACTTAAGTGTTAATTTCTTTCTATTTATAATGCAATTCATTGCTCTTCTATCGTGAACTTTGAACATTCGCGCTTGACAAAAAGAATAAATCTAATCTTCGTGATTGGCAATATTGTCTGGCGGATGTATTCTACTTATTATATTCTAATCATGGATTTTTCTAAGAAAATCGATTCCTCAATTTACGCGGAcaacaaattatttttctatggTGTCTATTTTATTTACGATATATTAACAAGTCGTAAGTTCTTATTTCATTGTATTAATTCTAAATACGTTGTTTTAATTCTGATCAGTTTTAGTTGACTTGTGGGAAGCACAACCATAAGCATTAATCTTACTCGCATAACACTGACTACGATTAAAAATGAAGTTTTGCTTCGTTCGAAAAGAAGAGATTGCTTTAGAGTAAAATACGAACAATAACAACGAATATGAAAAGTTTATTCTGATCTTtctaaattttcattattttctcgTGCAACTTACACTGACGTTTTTCTTaaatatccttttttttttttaaccggAAGACTCCATTTATGCGATCTACATGTAAGAAACTACGTTAGAGTAAGAAACAGTATGTTTAACTCCGCGCAAATCGTTAGTATATCAGTTATGCACGTATTTAGAACTGTATTAAGACGATACTTGTGGTTTTTCAGGTATCTGCACTTAGGAAAAGGACCACGCAACGCCCTATTAAAAACACGATCGAAACCCGAAGATGAGTTGTTCGCAGGCCAAAGCGATTATAACTCCATTCAACAAATCTTGTGCAATTTTATTGCTAAAGCAATTTGTTCGATTGACGCTTGTTTCGCAtgattttatcaattttcttcACTTTCTGTTTCATAGAGTCAGCAGCCATATATCAAAGGGTATCACAACTACGTTAAAGCATCAAAATACACTTATCTCAACAAATGTGGTAAATAATGCACGGCTAATACGTAAGTATCGTGACAGGTAGAGACTTTACACAAAGTAATCGAAGTCGTGTACGGTCGGAGAACAAGTTGAGTAGAAAGAGCGAAGCGAAGGGTTGATGTAGCCAGGAAGAAATTCCTGGTATCGGACCGTGTGCGCGGCGGACTTTGACGATCCCTTAAGTGAAATATCATCGACAATCACTCACGTGAGATCTTTATCGGCTGGTAACGTGATCTCTGACCCCACCAAACTCGGGAGCAGTTTTATGCGAGCTCCCGCGGCGCGTGAATATACACCCGGTGGGTGCTGTTGCTCCGTGAAGGAAGAAGACCTGGTGAGATCGCTGGAAGATCGAAGCTGGAATGTAACGCGGTTCGTGGGCTTCGGGATGGCTGGAATCACAGAAAAGTATTCGGTCGGGTTCGCGTGGAAGCCACGGCACGGCGTTCCGCACGCAGGAACGCGACTGCCAATAAATAAGCTTCGGCATTTCGCGCGCGATTCGCGCGTCTTATCGAGCCACTCGGCCCGCTGCTGAGGATGGGGCTACTTCCGATCCAGTCGATCGAATCGATGCCCCTTATCTGCGTACACAGCAGCTCTGGTGGAGAGCTCTTTCGCTCGAGAAACAAAAACAACCTAACCCTTTGGGAATTATGCGAGAACGTCGTACGTTTGTTCGTTGCACGAACTTGAGTGTCGAGAGCGAGTAAATTGATGATACACCCGTAAAGAAAGCTGTATCGGTATTTTGCATATTGTCGCGGTGGATATTTGTTCTTTTAAGGAGAAGGAGAAGTAGCTGTGCGAAGTAGGAAAAATTGAATTGTATAAAAATGGATACGCTTTAGCCTTGGTAAATATAGCGCAAGCTG encodes:
- the LOC126915296 gene encoding glutamate--cysteine ligase regulatory subunit isoform X1, whose product is MLSQNILVRTGNILSLNEAKAKASQNPTDELIETLKIILRDNEGTGENPIIIQGVEDNALQDINREDVKITVKVFISSPDVSLLKEAVDQVCSFLNINAIESLVIAYSSKESPEELLESLKHLWTGVEEYVKIGKLSSVGLSDLNTNMFIDLFQWANIKPNIVQISLATCCVVPPALQTFTKENDVQLLTHNDPGQILPQEDLNRIFNANTSSYWVTRYQIHLKCRGILSSKGYLIYVNKKTK
- the LOC126915296 gene encoding glutamate--cysteine ligase regulatory subunit isoform X2, with the protein product MHLIETLKIILRDNEGTGENPIIIQGVEDNALQDINREDVKITVKVFISSPDVSLLKEAVDQVCSFLNINAIESLVIAYSSKESPEELLESLKHLWTGVEEYVKIGKLSSVGLSDLNTNMFIDLFQWANIKPNIVQISLATCCVVPPALQTFTKENDVQLLTHNDPGQILPQEDLNRIFNANTSSYWVTRYQIHLKCRGILSSKGYLIYVNKKTK